The following proteins are encoded in a genomic region of Clostridium kluyveri:
- a CDS encoding NAD(P)/FAD-dependent oxidoreductase: MKNLIKKLYPNKYLIIGASAAGINAAKTLRRLDSNSRITIISKDKSVYSRCMLHRVLDGSRNLNTISFIEDNFFKKYNINWIKGVEVDHIDSLSKKVHLKDTRNFKYDKLLIASGASSFVPPVKNLREGKGVYCLRNFEDVISIKERAKESKNAVILGAGLVGIDALLGIMEKGIKISLVEMGDKILPLQLDKKASSIYEKLLKEKDVDIFTLTKLEEVILDKNGYVQKAVLSNSSSIDCDMIIAAAGVRPNIDFIKNTDIKAEKGILIDKHCKTTADHIYAAGDVTFTAPIWPIAVKQGIIAAYNMASIKKELDDNFGMKNSMNLLGVPCVSLGKVNAADDTYTINTLEWEGVYKKIIHKNGIITGALLVGDISYSGVLGHLIKNKIDISHIHKNIFDIDYSDFYNVNENGEYSYKLSV, encoded by the coding sequence ATGAAGAATTTAATAAAAAAACTGTACCCCAACAAATATTTGATAATAGGAGCCAGTGCCGCTGGAATAAATGCCGCCAAAACCTTGAGAAGACTAGACAGTAATTCCCGCATAACAATTATTTCAAAAGACAAAAGTGTTTATTCAAGGTGCATGCTCCACAGAGTACTTGATGGGAGTAGAAATTTAAACACTATAAGCTTTATAGAAGATAATTTCTTCAAAAAGTACAACATAAATTGGATAAAAGGTGTTGAAGTTGACCATATAGACAGTTTAAGTAAAAAAGTACACTTGAAAGATACAAGGAACTTTAAATATGACAAGCTTCTTATAGCTTCTGGAGCCTCTTCTTTTGTTCCTCCTGTCAAAAATTTAAGAGAGGGAAAAGGCGTATACTGTCTTCGAAATTTTGAAGACGTAATTTCTATAAAAGAAAGAGCCAAAGAGTCCAAAAATGCAGTAATACTTGGTGCAGGATTAGTTGGAATAGACGCCCTTTTAGGTATTATGGAAAAAGGTATTAAAATATCTCTGGTGGAAATGGGAGATAAAATTCTTCCCCTTCAGCTTGACAAGAAGGCATCCTCTATATACGAAAAACTTTTAAAAGAAAAAGATGTGGATATCTTTACCTTGACCAAATTGGAAGAAGTGATTCTAGATAAAAATGGTTATGTTCAAAAAGCAGTGTTGTCAAATTCATCTTCTATAGATTGTGACATGATAATTGCAGCTGCTGGTGTACGTCCTAATATAGACTTTATAAAAAATACAGATATAAAAGCTGAAAAGGGAATTTTAATAGATAAGCACTGCAAAACTACGGCAGATCACATATATGCAGCAGGAGACGTAACCTTCACTGCACCAATATGGCCCATAGCAGTAAAACAAGGTATAATTGCCGCTTACAACATGGCATCTATAAAAAAAGAACTGGATGATAATTTTGGCATGAAAAATTCTATGAATTTACTTGGAGTTCCCTGTGTATCCCTTGGGAAAGTCAATGCTGCCGATGATACCTATACCATAAACACTCTGGAATGGGAGGGTGTTTATAAAAAAATAATTCACAAAAACGGTATAATTACAGGTGCACTGTTAGTAGGTGATATATCCTACTCGGGAGTACTTGGACATCTTATAAAGAATAAGATAGATATAAGTCATATTCACAAAAATATTTTTGATATAGATTATTCTGATTTTTATAATGTGAATGAAAATGGTGAATACAGCTATAAATTGAGCGTATAA
- the leuD gene encoding 3-isopropylmalate dehydratase small subunit: MVKGKTIKYGDNVDTDVIIPARYLNTSDEKELASHCMEDLDKDFLKKINKGDIIIAGKNFGCGSSREHAPIAIKASGISCVIAETFARIFFRNSINIGLPIMECREAARDIEEKDEISIDVNSGVITNMTKNKTYKAAPFPEFMQKIIESQGLIGYIKKEVENK; this comes from the coding sequence ATGGTAAAGGGAAAAACTATTAAATATGGAGACAATGTTGACACAGATGTTATAATTCCAGCCAGATATTTAAACACCAGTGATGAAAAGGAACTTGCTTCTCACTGTATGGAGGATTTAGATAAAGATTTTTTAAAGAAGATAAATAAAGGAGATATAATTATAGCAGGTAAAAATTTTGGATGTGGTTCCTCAAGAGAACATGCCCCTATAGCTATTAAGGCATCGGGAATTAGCTGTGTAATAGCAGAAACCTTTGCCAGAATATTTTTTAGAAATTCTATAAATATTGGGCTTCCCATAATGGAATGCAGAGAAGCTGCAAGGGATATAGAAGAAAAGGATGAAATATCTATTGATGTAAATTCAGGAGTAATTACCAATATGACCAAAAATAAGACTTATAAAGCAGCTCCTTTTCCAGAATTTATGCAGAAGATAATAGAATCCCAGGGACTTATAGGTTATATAAAAAAAGAGGTGGAAAACAAGTGA
- a CDS encoding DUF1002 domain-containing protein has translation MKCRIFTSKLLILFMVLSVVLIGGVNKVQADAYKVVTLGGNLTEQQKNDMLEYFKVNKQEVNVIEVNIDEEKKYLGDVASSEQIGTKSISCAYVEPTSSGGLQVSTNNIYWVSSSMIKNALITAGIKNANVKASAPFNVSGTAALTGILKGFENSTAGNKIDEETKKVANDELVTTGNLGDKIGKDEAAGLINEIKTEVVKENPKTEGEIKNIVQNVVNNYNFNLSSEDVDKIVSLMSKINGLNLNFSDLKDQLNSVASQLKGSISSEEAKGFFAKIIEAIKNFFSGLF, from the coding sequence ATGAAGTGTAGAATATTTACAAGTAAATTATTGATATTATTTATGGTTTTATCGGTGGTATTAATAGGGGGTGTAAATAAAGTACAGGCAGATGCATATAAAGTGGTTACTTTGGGAGGAAATCTTACAGAGCAGCAAAAAAATGATATGCTGGAATATTTTAAGGTTAACAAACAGGAAGTTAATGTGATAGAAGTAAATATAGATGAGGAAAAAAAGTATCTAGGAGATGTGGCAAGCAGTGAACAGATAGGAACTAAATCTATATCTTGTGCTTATGTAGAACCAACTTCCAGTGGAGGTCTTCAAGTATCCACCAATAATATATATTGGGTCAGCAGCAGTATGATAAAAAATGCCCTTATAACCGCAGGGATAAAAAATGCCAATGTTAAAGCGTCAGCTCCTTTCAATGTATCTGGAACTGCAGCTCTTACAGGTATTTTAAAAGGCTTTGAAAACAGTACTGCAGGCAATAAAATTGATGAAGAGACCAAAAAGGTTGCAAATGATGAATTGGTAACCACAGGAAATTTGGGAGATAAAATAGGGAAGGATGAGGCTGCGGGTTTAATAAATGAAATAAAAACCGAGGTAGTTAAAGAAAATCCTAAAACAGAAGGGGAAATAAAAAACATAGTGCAAAATGTGGTTAACAATTATAATTTTAACTTATCCTCTGAAGATGTGGATAAAATAGTATCTCTAATGAGTAAAATAAATGGTTTGAACTTAAATTTTTCTGATTTGAAAGATCAATTAAACAGTGTGGCAAGCCAATTGAAAGGAAGTATATCTTCTGAAGAAGCTAAAGGATTTTTTGCTAAAATTATAGAAGCCATTAAAAATTTTTTCAGCGGTTTATTTTAG
- a CDS encoding 4Fe-4S dicluster domain-containing protein, whose protein sequence is MKRIMINKDLCTGCLNCTLACMAQHNKNGKSFFDMDLEDISLESRNHISKDEYGNKLPIFCRHCDDAECVITCMSGAMTKDAETGMVSYDEDKCASCFMCVMSCPYGVLKPDTKTKSKVVKCDLCGDRDTPRCVENCPTGAIYMEKEEGLL, encoded by the coding sequence ATGAAAAGGATAATGATAAATAAAGATTTATGTACCGGATGCTTAAACTGCACTTTGGCCTGTATGGCACAGCACAACAAAAATGGTAAATCCTTTTTTGATATGGATCTTGAGGACATTTCTCTTGAAAGCAGAAATCATATATCCAAAGATGAATATGGAAATAAACTTCCTATATTTTGCCGCCACTGTGATGATGCTGAATGTGTTATAACCTGTATGAGTGGAGCTATGACAAAAGATGCTGAAACTGGTATGGTTTCCTATGATGAAGACAAATGTGCCAGCTGTTTCATGTGTGTCATGTCCTGTCCATATGGAGTCTTGAAACCAGATACTAAAACAAAGAGTAAAGTGGTGAAATGCGATTTGTGCGGTGATAGAGATACTCCAAGATGTGTTGAAAATTGTCCTACGGGAGCAATTTATATGGAAAAGGAGGAAGGGCTTTTATGA
- the leuC gene encoding 3-isopropylmalate dehydratase large subunit, whose translation MAMTMTQKILASHAGLDSVKAGELIKVKLDLVLGNDITTPVAINEFNKIGSNKVFHKEKVAIVPDHFTPNKDIKSAEQCKCVREFAKDKDIKNYFEIGQMGIEHALIPEKGLAVCGDVIIGADSHTCTYGALGAFSTGVGSTDMAAGMATGEAWFKVPEAIKFVLKGKLSPWVSGKDIILHIIGMIGVDGALYNSMEFTGEGVGELSMDDRFTISNMAIEAGAKNGIFPVDEKTIEYVKEHSNRSYTVYEADEDAEYVKTIEIDLSKIRPTVAFPHIPENTRTIDEVGEVKIDQAVIGSCTNGRIGDLRAAAKVLKGRKVNSNVRTIIFPATQSIYLQAMKEGLLEIFIESGAVVSTPTCGPCLGGHMGILAKGERAVATTNRNFIGRMGHVESEVYLASPAVAAASAVTGKISSPEEVV comes from the coding sequence GTGGCAATGACCATGACGCAAAAAATACTAGCTTCCCATGCAGGGCTGGATAGTGTAAAAGCGGGAGAATTAATAAAAGTAAAATTGGATTTAGTACTTGGAAATGATATAACTACCCCGGTAGCTATAAATGAATTTAATAAAATTGGAAGCAATAAAGTTTTTCACAAGGAAAAGGTTGCAATTGTTCCAGATCATTTTACTCCTAATAAGGATATAAAATCAGCAGAGCAGTGCAAATGTGTAAGAGAATTTGCAAAGGACAAAGATATTAAAAATTATTTTGAAATAGGTCAAATGGGAATTGAACACGCTCTTATTCCAGAAAAAGGATTGGCAGTGTGCGGAGATGTAATAATAGGTGCAGACTCCCATACCTGCACCTATGGTGCACTGGGAGCTTTTTCCACAGGTGTTGGAAGCACAGATATGGCTGCAGGAATGGCCACAGGAGAAGCCTGGTTTAAAGTACCTGAAGCTATAAAATTTGTACTAAAGGGCAAATTAAGCCCCTGGGTAAGTGGAAAAGATATTATTCTCCATATTATTGGAATGATAGGAGTGGATGGAGCGCTTTATAACTCCATGGAATTTACAGGAGAAGGGGTAGGAGAATTATCTATGGATGATCGATTTACCATATCTAACATGGCTATTGAAGCAGGAGCTAAAAATGGAATTTTCCCGGTAGATGAAAAGACTATAGAGTATGTAAAAGAACATTCAAATAGAAGTTATACTGTATATGAAGCAGACGAGGATGCAGAATATGTTAAAACAATAGAAATAGATTTGTCAAAGATTCGTCCTACAGTGGCATTCCCTCATATACCTGAAAATACCAGAACCATTGATGAGGTGGGAGAGGTAAAGATAGATCAGGCAGTCATAGGCTCCTGTACCAATGGCAGAATAGGAGACTTAAGGGCGGCAGCTAAAGTGCTGAAAGGCAGAAAAGTAAATTCCAATGTAAGAACCATTATATTTCCTGCAACTCAGAGCATATACCTTCAAGCTATGAAAGAGGGACTTTTGGAAATATTTATAGAATCGGGAGCAGTGGTAAGCACGCCTACCTGCGGTCCCTGTCTTGGAGGACATATGGGTATACTTGCAAAAGGAGAAAGGGCTGTAGCCACCACAAACAGAAATTTTATAGGAAGAATGGGACATGTAGAAAGTGAAGTCTATTTAGCAAGTCCAGCGGTAGCAGCGGCTTCTGCTGTAACGGGAAAGATTTCATCACCAGAGGAGGTAGTATAA
- a CDS encoding methyl-accepting chemotaxis protein codes for MKEKRSKRRELKNDKLSRSFFSSYLWFLGIIVTSIIIIGSVCFYNTKNELTELGETAIKNRIQMGIVTMELLEEQVQKRKLTRAEAQEAFKGKMLNPKQSDGKTRGLNSNLELNIEAYMYAINSKGVEMMHPYKEGEDISSAKDSDGNSLVQLIMDEAKNPKSGGIVHFNWKNPGETRERPKINAVAYFEPWDWYINVGCYDEDFYKPLYKILIIIVTISVIIILVSVLFIGILMKNKVRPLGEIINSMKMASKGNMSVKVNIKNKDEIGIIAQIFNEMIDEIKNVLVKIKNTSSVIDEKVVNIGSFTEVTSENSSSIKDAMEQVSSAVSDSAKDMQNSIESMSILSENINMVKENSITMKEDVFKASKLNSNIINILNELENKNKENIEASKETNSNIKKLLNKSNDIVSIVETIEGISNEINLLSLNASIESARAGEAGRGFAVVAEQIKELSDETFESVKQINVLIKELIDTVNVSAGSVETSSKVIESQVDTINETKQTLGKVIDFMENMPKVIEKNVAQIEEVYENKDVVSSSMDSILSVTQEIAASSEEITASTLEVRERMEDVKKLTADLEQVSGELKEKVNKFLL; via the coding sequence ATGAAAGAAAAAAGATCTAAAAGGCGTGAACTAAAAAACGACAAGTTAAGTCGGAGCTTTTTTAGTTCTTATTTATGGTTTTTAGGTATAATTGTAACCTCTATAATTATAATAGGATCTGTATGTTTTTATAATACCAAAAATGAACTTACAGAATTAGGAGAAACTGCTATAAAAAATAGAATTCAAATGGGTATTGTAACGATGGAGCTACTTGAAGAACAGGTCCAAAAAAGAAAACTTACACGGGCTGAAGCTCAAGAAGCATTTAAAGGTAAAATGTTAAATCCAAAACAGTCTGATGGAAAAACAAGGGGACTTAATTCAAATTTAGAATTAAATATAGAAGCCTATATGTATGCCATCAATAGTAAGGGAGTTGAGATGATGCACCCTTACAAAGAAGGAGAGGATATATCAAGTGCTAAGGATTCAGATGGAAACAGTTTGGTACAGCTTATAATGGATGAAGCTAAGAATCCTAAAAGTGGAGGAATAGTACATTTCAACTGGAAAAATCCAGGAGAAACCCGAGAAAGACCTAAAATAAATGCTGTAGCTTATTTTGAACCCTGGGATTGGTACATAAATGTAGGATGCTATGATGAAGATTTTTATAAACCTCTATATAAAATTTTAATAATCATAGTTACAATATCTGTAATTATAATATTGGTTTCTGTACTATTTATAGGCATTCTTATGAAAAACAAGGTAAGACCTTTAGGTGAAATAATAAATTCTATGAAAATGGCGTCTAAAGGTAATATGTCTGTAAAAGTAAATATAAAGAATAAAGATGAAATAGGAATTATAGCACAAATATTTAATGAAATGATAGATGAGATAAAAAATGTTCTTGTAAAGATAAAGAATACATCATCTGTAATAGATGAAAAAGTAGTTAACATAGGTTCCTTTACTGAGGTTACTTCTGAAAATTCAAGCAGCATAAAAGACGCAATGGAACAAGTATCTTCAGCTGTAAGTGATTCTGCAAAAGACATGCAAAATAGTATTGAAAGCATGAGTATTTTGTCAGAAAATATAAATATGGTGAAAGAAAACAGTATTACTATGAAAGAAGATGTATTTAAGGCCAGTAAGTTAAATTCAAATATTATAAATATACTTAATGAACTTGAAAATAAAAATAAGGAGAATATAGAAGCTTCCAAGGAAACCAACAGTAATATAAAAAAATTATTGAATAAATCCAATGATATAGTAAGCATAGTAGAAACTATAGAAGGAATTTCAAATGAGATAAATTTACTTTCTTTAAATGCATCTATAGAATCTGCCAGAGCAGGGGAAGCAGGAAGAGGCTTTGCCGTGGTGGCGGAACAGATTAAAGAACTATCAGATGAAACTTTTGAATCTGTAAAACAAATTAATGTACTTATAAAGGAACTTATAGATACAGTTAATGTTTCTGCAGGCAGCGTGGAAACTTCAAGTAAAGTGATAGAATCTCAGGTTGATACTATAAATGAAACAAAGCAGACATTAGGCAAGGTAATTGATTTTATGGAGAATATGCCAAAGGTAATTGAAAAAAATGTGGCTCAGATAGAGGAAGTTTATGAAAATAAGGATGTAGTTAGTTCTTCTATGGACTCCATACTTTCAGTTACACAGGAAATAGCAGCATCTTCAGAGGAAATAACAGCCTCTACCCTTGAAGTAAGAGAGAGAATGGAAGATGTAAAAAAGCTTACAGCGGATTTGGAACAGGTTTCCGGCGAATTAAAAGAAAAAGTAAATAAGTTTTTATTATAG
- a CDS encoding 2-isopropylmalate synthase: MTKKIYIFDTTLRDGEQTPKVSLNINDKITIAKQLQKLSVDVIEAGFPKASHGDFEAVKAIAENIQGPVIVGLARASKEDIDCAWEALKGSLKPRIHIFLATSDIHMEHKLKMKPEEVLKRAADMVRYAKGLCPSIEFSPEDATRTRPEFLYKVLEAVIEAGADVVNIPDTVGYTTPVEYGAFIKGIKENVKNIEDAIISVHCHNDLGLAVANSLAAIESGAEQIECAINGLGERAGNAALEEIVMAISTRADSFNCHTDIVTEEITKTSSIVSHVTGMQVQGNKAIVGANAFAHESGIHQHGVLNCRETYEIMTPESVGLKKNFIVLGKHSGRHAFVEHLHEMGYKDLSTEKTDEIFKKFKELADKKKHISDEDIESLVKNEIFHVPEVFKLKYYQVFTGNTVVSTSTVEIECNGKKLSEASCGDGPVDATFKAIEKATGIDVTLNDYFIKAVGSGKDAMGEVTVRIEKEGKIFSAKGISTDIVEASGIAFINAVNKLYYETYSKDLQKISAN, encoded by the coding sequence ATGACAAAGAAAATATATATATTTGATACTACGTTAAGGGATGGAGAACAAACACCTAAGGTGAGCCTTAATATAAATGATAAAATTACCATTGCAAAACAACTTCAAAAATTGTCTGTAGATGTTATAGAAGCTGGATTTCCTAAGGCTTCCCATGGAGATTTTGAGGCAGTTAAGGCTATTGCCGAAAATATACAGGGTCCCGTCATAGTGGGACTTGCGAGAGCTTCAAAGGAAGATATAGACTGTGCTTGGGAAGCTCTTAAAGGTTCCTTAAAACCGAGAATTCATATTTTTCTTGCCACATCGGATATTCACATGGAGCATAAGTTGAAAATGAAACCAGAAGAAGTTTTAAAAAGGGCGGCAGATATGGTAAGATATGCTAAGGGACTGTGTCCCAGCATAGAATTTTCACCAGAAGATGCTACAAGAACAAGACCGGAATTTCTATATAAAGTTTTAGAGGCTGTTATAGAAGCAGGTGCAGATGTGGTAAATATACCAGATACGGTAGGATATACCACTCCCGTAGAGTATGGTGCATTCATTAAAGGAATTAAAGAAAATGTAAAAAATATTGAAGATGCAATTATAAGTGTACACTGTCATAATGATTTGGGTCTGGCTGTGGCAAATTCTCTGGCAGCCATTGAAAGTGGTGCAGAGCAAATTGAATGTGCCATAAATGGACTGGGAGAAAGGGCAGGAAATGCAGCCCTTGAAGAAATTGTAATGGCAATCAGTACAAGAGCGGATAGTTTCAATTGTCATACGGATATTGTAACAGAGGAGATAACTAAAACCAGCAGTATAGTAAGCCATGTGACAGGTATGCAGGTTCAAGGAAACAAGGCAATAGTAGGAGCTAATGCTTTTGCTCATGAATCCGGTATACACCAACATGGGGTATTAAACTGCAGAGAAACCTATGAAATTATGACACCGGAATCCGTAGGACTTAAGAAAAATTTTATAGTGTTAGGCAAACATTCTGGGAGACATGCTTTTGTAGAGCATTTACATGAAATGGGATATAAAGATTTAAGCACAGAGAAAACAGATGAAATTTTTAAAAAATTTAAAGAGCTGGCAGATAAGAAAAAGCATATATCCGACGAGGATATAGAAAGCCTTGTGAAAAATGAAATATTTCATGTTCCAGAAGTATTTAAGTTAAAGTACTATCAAGTTTTTACAGGAAACACTGTAGTGTCTACTTCTACTGTGGAGATTGAATGTAACGGAAAAAAATTAAGTGAAGCTTCCTGTGGAGATGGACCTGTGGATGCTACATTTAAAGCCATTGAAAAAGCCACTGGCATAGATGTTACTTTAAATGACTACTTTATAAAAGCTGTAGGAAGTGGAAAAGATGCAATGGGAGAAGTAACTGTGAGAATTGAAAAGGAAGGGAAAATATTTTCAGCAAAAGGTATAAGTACAGATATTGTAGAGGCCAGCGGTATAGCTTTTATAAATGCTGTAAATAAATTGTATTATGAAACTTATTCAAAGGATTTACAAAAAATTTCAGCTAATTAG
- the leuB gene encoding 3-isopropylmalate dehydrogenase has protein sequence MKIAIIPGDGVGKEIIAQGKKVLKAAAHKYKFDFEYEEVLLGGSAIDEKGTPLPEETIKICKSSDAVLLGAVGGPKWDKLPGNLRPEAGLLGIRKVLGVFANLRPAILFPELKSASNLKPEVLGEGLDIMIVRELTGGAYFGEKDRINVEGGQKAWDTISYSTFEIDRIARRSFEIARKRNKKLTLIDKANVLESSKLWREVVGEIAKEYDDVELNYMYVDNAAMQLIKNPGQFDVILTENMFGDILSDEASMLTGSLGMLPSASVREDSFGLYEPIHGSAPDIAAQNKANPIGTLMSISMMFKYSFNMDEISHNIENSISKVLKEGYRTLDIATEGSKIVGTEEMGDLVVKNL, from the coding sequence GTGAAAATAGCTATTATACCAGGAGATGGAGTTGGGAAGGAAATAATTGCACAGGGAAAAAAAGTTTTAAAGGCTGCAGCACATAAATATAAATTTGATTTTGAATATGAAGAGGTACTGCTAGGAGGAAGTGCCATAGATGAAAAAGGAACACCTCTTCCAGAGGAGACTATAAAGATCTGCAAGAGCAGTGATGCAGTGCTTTTGGGGGCAGTAGGAGGACCTAAATGGGATAAACTGCCCGGAAATTTAAGACCTGAAGCAGGACTTCTGGGCATAAGAAAAGTCCTTGGGGTATTTGCCAATTTAAGACCTGCCATATTATTTCCAGAGCTTAAATCCGCTTCAAATTTAAAACCTGAAGTGCTTGGAGAAGGACTTGATATAATGATAGTGAGAGAGTTAACCGGAGGAGCATATTTTGGAGAAAAAGACAGGATAAATGTAGAAGGGGGACAAAAAGCCTGGGATACTATAAGTTATTCCACCTTTGAAATAGATAGAATTGCCAGAAGATCTTTTGAAATTGCTAGAAAGAGAAATAAGAAACTTACCTTGATAGATAAAGCCAATGTACTTGAAAGCTCTAAACTGTGGAGGGAAGTTGTAGGTGAAATTGCAAAAGAGTATGATGATGTGGAGCTTAATTACATGTATGTAGATAATGCTGCCATGCAGCTTATTAAAAATCCGGGGCAGTTTGATGTAATTTTAACAGAAAATATGTTTGGAGATATTTTAAGTGATGAAGCCTCAATGCTGACGGGTTCCCTCGGAATGCTGCCTTCTGCCAGTGTACGGGAGGATTCTTTTGGACTATATGAACCTATACACGGCTCTGCACCGGATATTGCAGCGCAGAATAAAGCTAATCCTATTGGTACTCTTATGAGCATATCTATGATGTTTAAATATAGTTTTAATATGGATGAGATTTCACATAATATAGAAAATTCCATATCAAAAGTTTTAAAAGAAGGGTATAGAACTTTGGATATTGCCACAGAAGGTTCAAAAATTGTAGGAACAGAGGAAATGGGAGATTTAGTAGTTAAAAATTTGTAG